The sequence below is a genomic window from Aureispira sp. CCB-E.
CACCTTGATTTTTGAAGTGGAATTATTAGATATTACAGTAGATCCTGCCAAAGCAGCACTTGAGAAAAATTTAGCAGAAGGAAAAGCGTTCTTGGAAGAAAATGGAAAAAAAGAAGGAGTGGTTACCTTGCCAAGTGGTTTGCAGTATTTAGTAATTGTAAAAGGAGATGGTCCTAAGCCTAGCTTGACTGATCGTGTCAAAGTTCATTATCATGGAACCCTGATTGATGGAACTGTATTTGATAGTTCTGTAGATCGTGGTACGCCAGCAGTTTTTGGTGTTAATCAGGTGATTAGAGGTTGGCAAGAAGGCATTCCATTGATGTCTCCTGGAGCAAAGTACCGTTTGTTTATCCCTGCTAATTTAGCATATGGCAATCAAGGTGCAGGGGCAAAGATAAAGGGTGGTTCTACTCTGATTTTTGACGTAGAATTATTTGAGATTAATCCTAAGTAAATCTTTTTACATAGTTAACATTGCCAATCGAACTATTTAGGTTCGGTTGGTAATTTTTTTGGCAGTGTTCGTTGTAAAAAAAGGAAATAATAGAAATAAAATTATTATGAATAAAGTATTGGTAGTTGGTGTTGTCGTTGTTTTGATTGTCATTGTTGGTATGTGGATGTCGAAAAGTATGCAACGCCAAAAAGAGGCTGCGGCGAAGGCAATTGTTGACGGACAACAGTTTTTGAAAAAAAATGCTCAAAGGGAGAATGTGGTGACAACTGCTTCTGGACTGCAATATGAAGTGCTTGTAGAGGGGAGTGGTGATCAACCTGTGTTGTCTTCAAAAGTGAAAACTCATTATCATGGAACCTTAATTGATGGAACTGTATTCGATAGTTCTGTAGAGCGAGGCGAACCAATAGAGTTTCCATTAAATGGTGTGATCAAAGGCTGGCAAGAAGGAATTCCGTTGATGTCTTCGGGGGCAAAATACCGTTTTTACATTCCACAAGAATTAGCTTATGGAATGCGTTCTCCTTCGCCTGCTATTCCTCCTGGTTCTACACTCATTTTTGAAGTAGAGCTACTTAGTTTTAGATAACCTCTAAACAACTAACGGAGTATTAAACAATAGAAACACTTATCAGAAAATAAGCAGCTAATTTATTATTGTATTAAAAAAGGCTGCCTAATAAAACAATACACAGAATATGAAGAATAAATTGGGATGGATTGGCTTTTTTATCCTTGGTTTAGTGGGAAGTTTATTAGCCCAAGAACCGAAGGCGGATTCTACGAAACAAACAACTAAAAAGCCAAGTCCAGCAGTTCTTATCAAAGAATTTAGCTACTCTTATGGATATAGCTTTGCCAAAGATTTAAAAGAAAAATCAAGCTTTGAAGCGAATGAAATGGCAGCAAAGGAAGTGCTAAAAGGATTGAAAGACGGTTTGAAAGCAGATACTGCTAAGTTAGCAGAAACCAATCGCCACTTAGAGGAACGATTAAACAGCGAAACACCCGCTAAAACAGAAGAAGAGGGAAAAAAAACGGCTTATCACTTAGGATATAATGCCATTGCGAATATGATGGTTATGTTAGAACTACCTAGCTCAGATTTTCATTATGGCTGCATCAAAAAAGGGTACATGGATTTCACAAAGGGCAAGGATTCTAAGTTTACAGAAACGGAAAGGAATGATAAGTTGAATGCTTATTTTCAAGAGAAACAAACTGCCATGCAAGAAAAGATGTTGGCAAAAAGAAAAGAAGAAGCGGCTCAAAATTTGGCATTGGGACAAAAGTTTTTGGAAGAAAATGCTAAAAAGGAAAATATTCAGACAACCGCTTCAGGCTTGCAATATCAAGTGATCAAAGAAGGTGAAGGAGAATACCCAACCTTAAAGAGTCAGGTTGTTACACATTATACAGGAACATTAATGGACGGACGAGTATTCGACAGTTCTATTGAAAGAGGTCAGCCTGCTGTATTCCCTCTAAATGCTGTAATTCAAGGCTGGCAAGAAGGCATTCAATTGATGAAAAAAGGAAGCCGTTACCGCTTGTTTGTTCCTGCTGCTTTGGGCTATGGTGAAAATAGTCCTGCTTCTATACCTCCTAATTCTGTGTTGATTTTTGATGTTGAATTGATTGATATCAAAGAAGAAGACCCTGCAACCAGCAACGCCAAAAGTAAAATGAGTTACTCTTATGGTTACATGATTGGGAAAAGCCTTGAGAGAGTTAACTTTAGTGCAGACGAAAAAAGTCCCAATCAATTTGTGCAAGGTTTTGCCAAAGGATTTGATGCAGCGCAACAAGATGTAGCCGTTGTAGAAAGTTTGTTGAAAGCAAGAATGGAAGCAGGAGAGCCAACCAAAGATGTAGAAGCGGCTAAGAAAATTGCTTTTGGAATTGGTTTTTCTTCTGCGGCAGGAATTGCTACACAAATTGGAGCCATTTCTACGGAATTTGATTTTAATGCTGTAGGAGTAGGATACTCTACGGCACTAAAAGGAGAAGATTCTCAGTTTTCAGATGAAGAAATGAATGGCTTTTTGAAGACTTACTTTGAACCTAAGCAACAAGCGTTTAAAGAGCGTATGGAAACAGAACAACAAGCCGAAGCGATGGCTAATATTGCTGCTGGTGAGAAATTTATGGCAGAAAATGCCAAAAAAGAGGGTGTTGTTCAGATGGAAAATGGGATGCAGTATATGGTTTTAAAAGAAGGAGCAAAAGATGAGATTCGAGCTACTTTACAAGATAAAGTTACAACACATTATCATGGTACATTGATTGACGGAACTGTATTTGACAGCTCTGTGGAGCGTGGCGAACCAGCTACTTTCCCATTAAATGGTGTTATAGAAGGTTGGCAAGCAGGAATTCCTTTGATGCCTGTAGGGGCAAAGTATCGATTTTTTATTCCAGCCAAATTAGCTTATGGCAATAGAGCGATGGGAGCAACCATAGGTCCTGGCTCAACTTTAATTTTCGACGTAGAGTTGATTAAAATAAACTAGTTTATTCTAATGTCTAAGCGGCATTTTATACTTATTGGCGACAGTTCAGAGGCTATATTTTTGATTATAAATTAATATTTTTACCTTTGTGACTTGTAGATATTACAAATTATAAATTTTAAAAAAAAGACAATAATGAGAGAGCAAAGTTATAGTTTAGGAATTTTGTTGGGAAATAATTTAGTAGGGCAAGTAGATGTGGAAGGTTTGGATTTTGATGCATTGGGTAAAGGTCTTGTGGATGTATTGAAAGGTGGAGAGTTGGAAATGACAGAGGAAGAAGCAAACTATACAGCTCAAATGTTTCTACAAGAGTCAGCTGCTAAAATGGCTATGAAAGCTGGTGAAGAAGAGGCTAATTTTATGGCTGAAAATGGTGCTCGTGAAGGTGTTGTTACAACTGCTTCGGGCTTACAATATGAGATTTTGACGGAAGGCGATGGTGCTATCCCTAAAATTCACGAAAAAGTAGTTGCTCACTACGAAGGTAAATTGTTGACAGGTAAAATCTTTGATTCTTCTTACAAAAGAGGACAACCAGCTACTTTCCCTGTTAACGGTTTAATCAAAGGATGGCAAGAAGCTTTACAAATTATGCCTGTTGGTTCTAAATGGAGATTGTACATTCCTTCTAACCTAGGTTATGGGGCAAGAGGAGCAGGAAATGATATTCCTGGAAATGCTACTTTGATTTTTGATTTGGAGTTATTGCAAATTACACGCTAAGAAAATAAGCGTTCAATGATATTAGGAGTTGTTCTTTAGGGGATAACTCCTATTTTTTTTAATACAATAGTTCGTTGAAACCACGCAGTAGCAGCGCAGCTAAACTTTATTAGCTTGATAATTAGCAAGTTGTTCCCTTGTTGTGTTTTGTGTTAAAATTTTGAT
It includes:
- a CDS encoding FKBP-type peptidyl-prolyl cis-trans isomerase, whose translation is MNKVLVVGVVVVLIVIVGMWMSKSMQRQKEAAAKAIVDGQQFLKKNAQRENVVTTASGLQYEVLVEGSGDQPVLSSKVKTHYHGTLIDGTVFDSSVERGEPIEFPLNGVIKGWQEGIPLMSSGAKYRFYIPQELAYGMRSPSPAIPPGSTLIFEVELLSFR
- a CDS encoding FKBP-type peptidyl-prolyl cis-trans isomerase; translated protein: MKNKLGWIGFFILGLVGSLLAQEPKADSTKQTTKKPSPAVLIKEFSYSYGYSFAKDLKEKSSFEANEMAAKEVLKGLKDGLKADTAKLAETNRHLEERLNSETPAKTEEEGKKTAYHLGYNAIANMMVMLELPSSDFHYGCIKKGYMDFTKGKDSKFTETERNDKLNAYFQEKQTAMQEKMLAKRKEEAAQNLALGQKFLEENAKKENIQTTASGLQYQVIKEGEGEYPTLKSQVVTHYTGTLMDGRVFDSSIERGQPAVFPLNAVIQGWQEGIQLMKKGSRYRLFVPAALGYGENSPASIPPNSVLIFDVELIDIKEEDPATSNAKSKMSYSYGYMIGKSLERVNFSADEKSPNQFVQGFAKGFDAAQQDVAVVESLLKARMEAGEPTKDVEAAKKIAFGIGFSSAAGIATQIGAISTEFDFNAVGVGYSTALKGEDSQFSDEEMNGFLKTYFEPKQQAFKERMETEQQAEAMANIAAGEKFMAENAKKEGVVQMENGMQYMVLKEGAKDEIRATLQDKVTTHYHGTLIDGTVFDSSVERGEPATFPLNGVIEGWQAGIPLMPVGAKYRFFIPAKLAYGNRAMGATIGPGSTLIFDVELIKIN
- a CDS encoding FKBP-type peptidyl-prolyl cis-trans isomerase; the protein is MREQSYSLGILLGNNLVGQVDVEGLDFDALGKGLVDVLKGGELEMTEEEANYTAQMFLQESAAKMAMKAGEEEANFMAENGAREGVVTTASGLQYEILTEGDGAIPKIHEKVVAHYEGKLLTGKIFDSSYKRGQPATFPVNGLIKGWQEALQIMPVGSKWRLYIPSNLGYGARGAGNDIPGNATLIFDLELLQITR